One Camarhynchus parvulus chromosome 26, STF_HiC, whole genome shotgun sequence genomic window carries:
- the KCNC4 gene encoding potassium voltage-gated channel subfamily C member 4 isoform X1 has product MQGSIFPARFSLGLQALPRVQLGLVRVWSLGSLHPLRTRPWELRSCSHTWSFLGAFLVSRLRPPLPPWPSPSSSPGGRVHVVGISHPPKSMISSVCVSSYRGRKSGNKPPSKTCLKEEMGKGEESDKITINVGGTRHETYKSTLRTLPGTRLAWLADPDAQSNFDFDGKSNEFFFDRHPGIFSYVLNYYRTGKLHCPADICGPLFEEELTYWGIDETDVEPCCWMTYRQHRDAEEALDIFESPEPGGGAAGEEAEEEGGREMALQRLGMDDRPPGAAGAAGGGGCCRNWQPKMWALFEDPYSSKAARVVAFASLFFILVSITTFCLETHEAFNIDVNVTETLVVGNTTTVLLTHKVETEPILTYIEGVCVLWFTLEFLVRIICCPDKLLFIKNLLNIIDFVAILPFYLEVGLSGLSSKAARDVLGFLRVVRSVRILRIFKLTRHFVGLRVLGHTLRASTNEFLLLIIFLALGVLIFATMIYYAERIGAKTSDPTGSDHTHFKNIPIGFWWAVVTMTTLGYGDMYPKTWSGMVVGALCALAGVLTIAMPVPVIVNNFGMYYSLAMAKQKLPKKKKKHIPRPAPMDSPTYGKSEENSPRNSTQSDTCPLAVEEGVTERKRSDSKQNGEANVVLSDEEQPLSPVDEEQRPMRRSSTRDKNKKSSTCFLLATGDFSCAADGGIQKGCGKSRSLSSIDGGAARRAPLASRCSSPCSLQHPCSPVPSIL; this is encoded by the exons ATGCAAGGCTCGATCTTTCCAGCACGCTTTTCCCTCGGGCTCCAGGCTCTCCCGCGGGTGCAGCTCGGGCTGGTTCGGGTGTGGAGCCTCGGCAGCCTCCACCCGCTCAGGACCCGGCCCTGGGAGCTGCGGAGTTGCAGTCACACTTGGAGCTTTCTTGGGGCTTTCTTGGTG tccCGTCTCCGTCCTCCCCTCCCGCCTTGGCCGAGCCCCAGCTCCTCGCCCGGAGGAAGGGTGCACGTTGTGGGCATCTCCCATCCACCGAAATCTATGATCAGCTCGGTGTGTGTCTCCTCCTACCGTGGACGCAAGTCTGGGAACAAACCACCCTCCAAAACATGCCTGAAGGAAGAGATGGGCAAAGGGGAAGAGTCGGACAAGATCACCATCAATGTGGGCGGCACCCGGCATGAGACCTACAAGAGCACCCTGCGGACTCTGCCGGGCACCCGCCTGGCCTGGCTGGCCGACCCCGACGCCCAGAGCAACTTTGACTTTGACGGCAAAAGCAACGAGTTCTTCTTCGACCGGCACCCCGGCATCTTCTCCTACGTGCTCAACTACTACCGCACGGGGAAGCTGCACTGCCCCGCGGACATCTGCGGGCCCCTCTTCGAGGAGGAGCTCACCTACTGGGGCATCGACGAGACCGACgtggagccctgctgctggatgaCCTACCGGCAGCACCGCGACGCCGAGGAGGCCCTGGACATCTTTGAGAGTCCCGAGCCTGGCGGAGGGGCTGCCGGAGAGGAGGCTGAAGAGGAAGGGGGTAGGGAGATGGCCCTGCAGCGCCTGGGCATGGATGACAGGCCCCCAGGGGCGGCAGGGGCGGCCGGAGGGGGTGGATGCTGCAGGAACTGGCAGCCCAAGATGTGGGCGCTCTTTGAGGATCCCTACTCATCCAAGGCGGCAAGG GTGGTTGCTTTCGCCTCGCTTTTCTTCATCCTGGTCTCCATCACAACCTTCTGCCTGGAGACACACGAGGCCTTCAACATCGATGTCAACGTGACGGAGACCCTGGTGGTGGGCAACACCACCACGGTGCTGCTGACCCACAAGGTGGAGACGGAGCCCATCCTCACCTACATCGAAGGGGTCTGCGTGCTGTGGTTCACCCTTGAGTTCCTGGTTCGCATCATCTGCTGCCCAGACAAGCTTCTCTTCATTAAAAACCTGCTCAACATCATTGACTTCGTGGCCATCTTGCCCTTCTACCTGGAGGTGGGTCTCAGTGGCCTGTCCTCCAAAGCTGCCCGGGACGTGCTGGGTTTCCTGCGGGTCGTTCGCTCCGTGCGCATCCTGCGGATCTTCAAGCTGACGCGGCACTTTGTGGGTCTGCGCGTGCTGGGCCACACTCTGCGGGCCAGCACCAACGAATTCCTGCTCCTCATCATCTTCCTCGCCTTGGGGGTCTTGATTTTCGCCACCATGATCTACTATGCCGAGCGGATCGGAGCCAAGACGTCCGACCCCACCGGGAGCGACCACACTCACTTTAAGAACATCCCCATCGGCTTCTGGTGGGCCGTGGTCACCATGACCACCCTGGGCTATGGTGATATGTACCCCAAAACCTGGTCGGGGATGGTAGTGGGCGCCCTGTGCGCGCTGGCCGGGGTGCTGACCATCGCCATGCCCGTGCCTGTCATCGTCAATAACTTTGGGATGTATTATTCCTTGGCCATGGCCAAGCAGAAGCTgccaaagaagaagaaaaagcatatACCCCGTCCAGCCCCGATGGACTCACCCACCTACGGCAAATCCGAGGAGAACTCGCCCCGGAACAGCACCCAGAGCGACACTTGCCCACTGGCAGTGGAGGAGGGGGTGACTGAGAGGAAACGgtcag actCCAAGCAGAACGGGGAGGCCAACGTGGTGCTGTCGGACGAGGAGCAGCCGCTGTCGCCGGTGGACGAGGAGCAGCGGCCGATGCGGCGCTCCAGCACCCGGGACAAGAACAAGAAATCCTCCACGTGCTTCCTGCTGGCCACGGGGGACTTCTCCTGTGCAGCAGATGGAGGCATCCAGAAAG GCTGTGGAAAGTCGCGGAGCCTGAGCAGCATAGACGGAGGAGCGGCGCGCCGGGCTCCGCTGGCCTCCCGCtgcagctccccctgctccctgcagcacccctgcTCCCCCGTGCCCTCCATCCTCTAA
- the KCNC4 gene encoding potassium voltage-gated channel subfamily C member 4 isoform X2 codes for MQGSIFPARFSLGLQALPRVQLGLVRVWSLGSLHPLRTRPWELRSCSHTWSFLGAFLVSRLRPPLPPWPSPSSSPGGRVHVVGISHPPKSMISSVCVSSYRGRKSGNKPPSKTCLKEEMGKGEESDKITINVGGTRHETYKSTLRTLPGTRLAWLADPDAQSNFDFDGKSNEFFFDRHPGIFSYVLNYYRTGKLHCPADICGPLFEEELTYWGIDETDVEPCCWMTYRQHRDAEEALDIFESPEPGGGAAGEEAEEEGGREMALQRLGMDDRPPGAAGAAGGGGCCRNWQPKMWALFEDPYSSKAARVVAFASLFFILVSITTFCLETHEAFNIDVNVTETLVVGNTTTVLLTHKVETEPILTYIEGVCVLWFTLEFLVRIICCPDKLLFIKNLLNIIDFVAILPFYLEVGLSGLSSKAARDVLGFLRVVRSVRILRIFKLTRHFVGLRVLGHTLRASTNEFLLLIIFLALGVLIFATMIYYAERIGAKTSDPTGSDHTHFKNIPIGFWWAVVTMTTLGYGDMYPKTWSGMVVGALCALAGVLTIAMPVPVIVNNFGMYYSLAMAKQKLPKKKKKHIPRPAPMDSPTYGKSEENSPRNSTQSDTCPLAVEEGVTERKRSDSKQNGEANVVLSDEEQPLSPVDEEQRPMRRSSTRDKNKKSSTCFLLATGDFSCAADGGIQKDSCQDTLASSYPQGEVVTFS; via the exons ATGCAAGGCTCGATCTTTCCAGCACGCTTTTCCCTCGGGCTCCAGGCTCTCCCGCGGGTGCAGCTCGGGCTGGTTCGGGTGTGGAGCCTCGGCAGCCTCCACCCGCTCAGGACCCGGCCCTGGGAGCTGCGGAGTTGCAGTCACACTTGGAGCTTTCTTGGGGCTTTCTTGGTG tccCGTCTCCGTCCTCCCCTCCCGCCTTGGCCGAGCCCCAGCTCCTCGCCCGGAGGAAGGGTGCACGTTGTGGGCATCTCCCATCCACCGAAATCTATGATCAGCTCGGTGTGTGTCTCCTCCTACCGTGGACGCAAGTCTGGGAACAAACCACCCTCCAAAACATGCCTGAAGGAAGAGATGGGCAAAGGGGAAGAGTCGGACAAGATCACCATCAATGTGGGCGGCACCCGGCATGAGACCTACAAGAGCACCCTGCGGACTCTGCCGGGCACCCGCCTGGCCTGGCTGGCCGACCCCGACGCCCAGAGCAACTTTGACTTTGACGGCAAAAGCAACGAGTTCTTCTTCGACCGGCACCCCGGCATCTTCTCCTACGTGCTCAACTACTACCGCACGGGGAAGCTGCACTGCCCCGCGGACATCTGCGGGCCCCTCTTCGAGGAGGAGCTCACCTACTGGGGCATCGACGAGACCGACgtggagccctgctgctggatgaCCTACCGGCAGCACCGCGACGCCGAGGAGGCCCTGGACATCTTTGAGAGTCCCGAGCCTGGCGGAGGGGCTGCCGGAGAGGAGGCTGAAGAGGAAGGGGGTAGGGAGATGGCCCTGCAGCGCCTGGGCATGGATGACAGGCCCCCAGGGGCGGCAGGGGCGGCCGGAGGGGGTGGATGCTGCAGGAACTGGCAGCCCAAGATGTGGGCGCTCTTTGAGGATCCCTACTCATCCAAGGCGGCAAGG GTGGTTGCTTTCGCCTCGCTTTTCTTCATCCTGGTCTCCATCACAACCTTCTGCCTGGAGACACACGAGGCCTTCAACATCGATGTCAACGTGACGGAGACCCTGGTGGTGGGCAACACCACCACGGTGCTGCTGACCCACAAGGTGGAGACGGAGCCCATCCTCACCTACATCGAAGGGGTCTGCGTGCTGTGGTTCACCCTTGAGTTCCTGGTTCGCATCATCTGCTGCCCAGACAAGCTTCTCTTCATTAAAAACCTGCTCAACATCATTGACTTCGTGGCCATCTTGCCCTTCTACCTGGAGGTGGGTCTCAGTGGCCTGTCCTCCAAAGCTGCCCGGGACGTGCTGGGTTTCCTGCGGGTCGTTCGCTCCGTGCGCATCCTGCGGATCTTCAAGCTGACGCGGCACTTTGTGGGTCTGCGCGTGCTGGGCCACACTCTGCGGGCCAGCACCAACGAATTCCTGCTCCTCATCATCTTCCTCGCCTTGGGGGTCTTGATTTTCGCCACCATGATCTACTATGCCGAGCGGATCGGAGCCAAGACGTCCGACCCCACCGGGAGCGACCACACTCACTTTAAGAACATCCCCATCGGCTTCTGGTGGGCCGTGGTCACCATGACCACCCTGGGCTATGGTGATATGTACCCCAAAACCTGGTCGGGGATGGTAGTGGGCGCCCTGTGCGCGCTGGCCGGGGTGCTGACCATCGCCATGCCCGTGCCTGTCATCGTCAATAACTTTGGGATGTATTATTCCTTGGCCATGGCCAAGCAGAAGCTgccaaagaagaagaaaaagcatatACCCCGTCCAGCCCCGATGGACTCACCCACCTACGGCAAATCCGAGGAGAACTCGCCCCGGAACAGCACCCAGAGCGACACTTGCCCACTGGCAGTGGAGGAGGGGGTGACTGAGAGGAAACGgtcag actCCAAGCAGAACGGGGAGGCCAACGTGGTGCTGTCGGACGAGGAGCAGCCGCTGTCGCCGGTGGACGAGGAGCAGCGGCCGATGCGGCGCTCCAGCACCCGGGACAAGAACAAGAAATCCTCCACGTGCTTCCTGCTGGCCACGGGGGACTTCTCCTGTGCAGCAGATGGAGGCATCCAGAAAG ATTCCTGCCAGGACACCCTCGCTTCCAGTTACCCCCAGGGTGAGGTGGTCACCTTCTCCTGa
- the KCNC4 gene encoding potassium voltage-gated channel subfamily C member 4 isoform X3 — protein MISSVCVSSYRGRKSGNKPPSKTCLKEEMGKGEESDKITINVGGTRHETYKSTLRTLPGTRLAWLADPDAQSNFDFDGKSNEFFFDRHPGIFSYVLNYYRTGKLHCPADICGPLFEEELTYWGIDETDVEPCCWMTYRQHRDAEEALDIFESPEPGGGAAGEEAEEEGGREMALQRLGMDDRPPGAAGAAGGGGCCRNWQPKMWALFEDPYSSKAARVVAFASLFFILVSITTFCLETHEAFNIDVNVTETLVVGNTTTVLLTHKVETEPILTYIEGVCVLWFTLEFLVRIICCPDKLLFIKNLLNIIDFVAILPFYLEVGLSGLSSKAARDVLGFLRVVRSVRILRIFKLTRHFVGLRVLGHTLRASTNEFLLLIIFLALGVLIFATMIYYAERIGAKTSDPTGSDHTHFKNIPIGFWWAVVTMTTLGYGDMYPKTWSGMVVGALCALAGVLTIAMPVPVIVNNFGMYYSLAMAKQKLPKKKKKHIPRPAPMDSPTYGKSEENSPRNSTQSDTCPLAVEEGVTERKRSDSKQNGEANVVLSDEEQPLSPVDEEQRPMRRSSTRDKNKKSSTCFLLATGDFSCAADGGIQKGCGKSRSLSSIDGGAARRAPLASRCSSPCSLQHPCSPVPSIL, from the exons ATGATCAGCTCGGTGTGTGTCTCCTCCTACCGTGGACGCAAGTCTGGGAACAAACCACCCTCCAAAACATGCCTGAAGGAAGAGATGGGCAAAGGGGAAGAGTCGGACAAGATCACCATCAATGTGGGCGGCACCCGGCATGAGACCTACAAGAGCACCCTGCGGACTCTGCCGGGCACCCGCCTGGCCTGGCTGGCCGACCCCGACGCCCAGAGCAACTTTGACTTTGACGGCAAAAGCAACGAGTTCTTCTTCGACCGGCACCCCGGCATCTTCTCCTACGTGCTCAACTACTACCGCACGGGGAAGCTGCACTGCCCCGCGGACATCTGCGGGCCCCTCTTCGAGGAGGAGCTCACCTACTGGGGCATCGACGAGACCGACgtggagccctgctgctggatgaCCTACCGGCAGCACCGCGACGCCGAGGAGGCCCTGGACATCTTTGAGAGTCCCGAGCCTGGCGGAGGGGCTGCCGGAGAGGAGGCTGAAGAGGAAGGGGGTAGGGAGATGGCCCTGCAGCGCCTGGGCATGGATGACAGGCCCCCAGGGGCGGCAGGGGCGGCCGGAGGGGGTGGATGCTGCAGGAACTGGCAGCCCAAGATGTGGGCGCTCTTTGAGGATCCCTACTCATCCAAGGCGGCAAGG GTGGTTGCTTTCGCCTCGCTTTTCTTCATCCTGGTCTCCATCACAACCTTCTGCCTGGAGACACACGAGGCCTTCAACATCGATGTCAACGTGACGGAGACCCTGGTGGTGGGCAACACCACCACGGTGCTGCTGACCCACAAGGTGGAGACGGAGCCCATCCTCACCTACATCGAAGGGGTCTGCGTGCTGTGGTTCACCCTTGAGTTCCTGGTTCGCATCATCTGCTGCCCAGACAAGCTTCTCTTCATTAAAAACCTGCTCAACATCATTGACTTCGTGGCCATCTTGCCCTTCTACCTGGAGGTGGGTCTCAGTGGCCTGTCCTCCAAAGCTGCCCGGGACGTGCTGGGTTTCCTGCGGGTCGTTCGCTCCGTGCGCATCCTGCGGATCTTCAAGCTGACGCGGCACTTTGTGGGTCTGCGCGTGCTGGGCCACACTCTGCGGGCCAGCACCAACGAATTCCTGCTCCTCATCATCTTCCTCGCCTTGGGGGTCTTGATTTTCGCCACCATGATCTACTATGCCGAGCGGATCGGAGCCAAGACGTCCGACCCCACCGGGAGCGACCACACTCACTTTAAGAACATCCCCATCGGCTTCTGGTGGGCCGTGGTCACCATGACCACCCTGGGCTATGGTGATATGTACCCCAAAACCTGGTCGGGGATGGTAGTGGGCGCCCTGTGCGCGCTGGCCGGGGTGCTGACCATCGCCATGCCCGTGCCTGTCATCGTCAATAACTTTGGGATGTATTATTCCTTGGCCATGGCCAAGCAGAAGCTgccaaagaagaagaaaaagcatatACCCCGTCCAGCCCCGATGGACTCACCCACCTACGGCAAATCCGAGGAGAACTCGCCCCGGAACAGCACCCAGAGCGACACTTGCCCACTGGCAGTGGAGGAGGGGGTGACTGAGAGGAAACGgtcag actCCAAGCAGAACGGGGAGGCCAACGTGGTGCTGTCGGACGAGGAGCAGCCGCTGTCGCCGGTGGACGAGGAGCAGCGGCCGATGCGGCGCTCCAGCACCCGGGACAAGAACAAGAAATCCTCCACGTGCTTCCTGCTGGCCACGGGGGACTTCTCCTGTGCAGCAGATGGAGGCATCCAGAAAG GCTGTGGAAAGTCGCGGAGCCTGAGCAGCATAGACGGAGGAGCGGCGCGCCGGGCTCCGCTGGCCTCCCGCtgcagctccccctgctccctgcagcacccctgcTCCCCCGTGCCCTCCATCCTCTAA